A genome region from Hevea brasiliensis isolate MT/VB/25A 57/8 chromosome 9, ASM3005281v1, whole genome shotgun sequence includes the following:
- the LOC110639257 gene encoding cation/H(+) antiporter 18, with protein MASNATEASCPTPMKATSNGIFQGDNPIDFALPLAIIQIVLVVVLTRILAFLLRPLRQPRVIAEIVGGILLGPSALGRNKHYLNSIFPSRSLTVLDTLANLGLLFFLFLVGLELDLKSLQRTGKKALGIAVAGISLPFLLGIGVSFLLRKTISEGVKAAPFLVFMGVALSITAFPVLARILAELKLLTTDVGRMAMTAAAVNDIAAWILLALAIALSGSEHSPLTSLWVLLSGVGFIICCIAVIPAVFKWMAHRCPQGEPVNEIYVCATLAIVLAAGFCTDSIGIHALFGAFVIGVLIPKEGPFAGALVEKVEDLVSGLFLPLYFVSSGLKTNVAAIRGAQSWGLLVLVICTACFGKIIGTVFVSLLCRIPVQEAITLGFLMNTKGLVELIVLNIGKDRKVLNDQTFAICVLMAIFTTFITTPIVLAVYKPAKQKMSADYKHRSIERKDPDNQLRILACFHSTMNIPTIINLIEASRGTEKRQGLCVYALHLMELSERTSAILMVHKARKNGLPFWNKLQQSDTNQVVVAFEAFRQLSRVFIRPMTAISAMHDMHEDICASAERKRAAIIILPFHKHQRLDGTLETTRNEFRWVNMRVLEHAPCSVGILVDRGLGGSTHVSASNVSYTVTVLFLGGHDDREALVYGARMAEHPGISLIIIHFTASNDIMRQTVKIDIVEESSNSSESADKTFLASFKKNSDDDSVIFEEREVNSAKEIIEVVKEFCRCNLFVVGRMPEGPVAAALTERVECPELGPVGNLLTSNDFSTSASVLVVQQYNSSTFQLTSASSTKIAELPGDDSEAG; from the exons atggctTCCAATGCAACAGAAGCATCGTGTCCCACACCCATGAAAGCTACATCCAACGGGATCTTCCAGGGGGATAATCCTATTGATTTTGCACTGCCACTTGCCATCATACAGATTGTTCTAGTGGTTGTGCTCACTCGTATTCTTGCTTTTCTTCTAAGGCCACTGCGACAGCCGCGTGTCATCGCTGAGATTGTT GGAGGCATACTGCTGGGACCATCAGCTCTGGGTCGGAACAAGCACTATCTCAATAGTATTTTCCCATCCAGAAGCCTCACAGTGTTAGATACTTTAGCCAATCTTGGTCTCCTTTTCTTTCTGTTCCTTGTTGGCCTTGAGTTAGATCTGAAGTCCCTCCAACGGACGGGGAAAAAGGCTTTAGGCATAGCTGTTGCAGGAATTAGCTTACCCTTTCTGTTGGGAATTGGAGTATCATTTTTACTCCGTAAAACTATCTCTGAAGGTGTTAAAGCAGCTCCATTCCTTGTATTCATGGGAGTGGCCCTTTCAATCACTGCTTTCCCTGTCTTGGCTCGTATTTTGGCAGAACTCAAGCTTTTAACCACTGATGTTGGTCGAATGGCAATGACAGCAGCAGCCGTAAATGATATTGCAGCATGGATTTTACTTGCTCTTGCCATTGCCCTCTCTGGATCTGAGCATTCACCCCTCACATCTTTATGGGTGCTTTTGTCTGGGGTTGGATTTATTATCTGTTGCATAGCGGTTATCCCCGCTGTCTTTAAATGGATGGCGCATCGTTGTCCTCAGGGTGAGCCAGTAAATGAAATTTATGTCTGTGCTACATTAGCTATTGTTTTGGCAGCAGGGTTCTGCACTGATTCTATTGGAATTCATGCCCTCTTTGGTGCATTTGTAATTGGAGTTCTTATCCCAAAAGAGGGACCATTTGCTGGTGCTCTTGTTGAAAAAGTTGAAGATCTTGTATCCGGTCTCTTCCTCCCGTTGTACTTCGTCTCTAGCGGATTGAAGACCAATGTAGCTGCAATTCGAGGTGCTCAATCATGGGGTTTACTTGTTTTAGTCATATGTACAGCCTGCTTTGGAAAGATAATTGGGACTGTATTTGTCTCTCTGTTATGCCGAATTCCTGTTCAGGAAGCTATAACTCTGGGGTTTTTGATGAATACTAAAGGCTTGGTGGAGCTCATTGTCCTCAACATAGGTAAAGATCGAAAG GTCCTGAATGATCAAACATTTGCTATCTGTGTTCTAATGGCTATCTTCACAACCTTTATCACAACTCCTATAGTCTTAGCAGTGTATAAGCCGGCTAAACAAAAGATGAGTGCTGATTACAAGCACAGATCAATTGAGAGAAAAGACCCAGACAATCAGCTTCGAATTTTGGCATGTTTCCATAGTACAATGAACATTCCTACAATTATCAATCTCATTGAGGCTTCACGTGGAACTGAGAAGAGGCAGGGGCTATGTGTCTACGCGCTGCATCTTATGGAGCTTTCTGAGAGGACATCTGCAATCCTTATGGTCCATAAGGCAAGAAAGAATGGACTTCCCTTTTGGAATAAGTTGCAGCAGTCTGATACCAACCAAGTAGTTGTTGCTTTTGAGGCTTTTAGGCAGCTGAGCCGTGTGTTTATTCGTCCAATGACAGCAATCtcagcaatgcatgatatgcacgaGGATATCTGCGCCAGTGCGGAAAGGAAAAGGGCTGCAATTATAATCCTCCCGTTCCACAAGCATCAGAGGTTGGATGGGACATTAGAGACAACTAGAAATGAATTTCGTTGGGTCAATATGAGGGTTCTTGAGCACGCTCCATGCTCAGTTGGGATTTTGGTGGATCGTGGGCTGGGTGGAAGCACACATGTATCTGCAAGCAATGTTTCCTACACTGTAACTGTCTTATTTTTGGGGGGACATGATGATCGTGAAGCCCTTGTTTATGGAGCCAGAATGGCTGAGCACCCAGGAATCAGTTTAATTATCATTCACTTCACAGCAAGCAATGATATTATGCGGCAGACGGTCAAAATTGATATAGTTGAGGAATCTAGTAATTCATCGGAATCAGCTGATAAAACATTTCTAGCTAGCTTCAAGAAGAATTCAGATGACGACTCTGTCATTTTTGAAGAGAGAGAAGTGAATAGTGCAAAAGAAATTATTGAAGTAGTTAAGGAGTTCTGTCGCTGCAATCTGTTCGTTGTAGGTCGAATGCCTGAGGGTCCTGTAGCTGCAGCTTTGACTGAAAGGGTTGAATGTCCTGAACTGGGTCCTGTAGGCAACCTCTTGACTTCTAATGATTTTTCAACTTCGGCATCTGTCCTGGTGGTGCAGCAGTATAATAGCTCTACATTTCAACTCACTTCTGCCAGCTCCACAAAGATTGCAGAGCTGCCTGGGGATGATTCAGAGGCTGGGTAG